A part of Nesterenkonia lutea genomic DNA contains:
- the rplD gene encoding 50S ribosomal protein L4, with amino-acid sequence MANKVSVDFPAEVFDAKTNVALIHQVVVAQRAAARQGTHKTKTRSEVSGTGAKPFRQKGTGRARQGSLRGPHMVGGGVVHGPTPRDYAQRTPKKMKAAALRGALSDRARNDRIHVVDSLVADQASTKAAKAALASLGGANRNWLVVIDRSDDIAALSTRNLPHVHTLYADQLNTYDVIVSDDIVFTQAGYDAFLAQGTAKEETK; translated from the coding sequence ATGGCCAACAAGGTTTCTGTCGACTTCCCCGCAGAGGTATTCGACGCCAAGACCAATGTCGCGCTGATCCACCAGGTGGTCGTCGCCCAGCGGGCCGCGGCTCGTCAGGGCACCCACAAGACCAAGACTCGTTCCGAGGTCTCAGGCACCGGCGCGAAGCCGTTCCGCCAGAAGGGCACCGGTCGTGCCCGTCAGGGTTCGCTGCGCGGACCGCACATGGTCGGCGGTGGCGTCGTCCACGGCCCGACCCCGCGTGATTACGCTCAGCGCACCCCCAAGAAGATGAAGGCCGCCGCACTGCGCGGAGCCCTCTCCGATCGGGCACGCAATGACCGGATCCACGTGGTGGACTCCCTGGTCGCCGATCAGGCCTCGACCAAGGCGGCCAAGGCTGCACTGGCGAGCCTGGGCGGAGCGAACCGCAACTGGCTCGTCGTGATCGACCGCAGCGATGACATCGCCGCACTGTCGACTCGCAACCTGCCCCACGTCCACACCCTGTATGCCGATCAGCTGAACACCTACGATGTCATCGTCTCTGACGACATCGTGTTCACGCAGGCCGGCTATGACGCCTTCCTGGCACAGGGCACTGCGAAGGAGGAGACCAAGTGA
- the rpsG gene encoding 30S ribosomal protein S7, which yields MPRKGPAPKRPLVQDPVHGSPLVTQLINKVLVDGKKSTAERIVYGALDGVAKKSSEDPVTILKKAMDNVRPALEVRSRRVGGATYQVPVEVKPGRSTALALRWLVGYSKDRREKSMTDRLMNEILDASNGLGAAVKRREDTHKMAESNKAFAHYRW from the coding sequence ATGCCTCGTAAGGGACCCGCACCTAAGCGCCCTCTCGTCCAGGATCCGGTCCACGGATCCCCGCTGGTCACTCAGCTGATCAACAAGGTCCTGGTCGACGGCAAGAAGTCCACCGCAGAGCGCATCGTCTACGGCGCCCTCGACGGTGTCGCCAAGAAGTCCAGTGAAGATCCTGTGACGATCCTGAAGAAGGCCATGGACAATGTCCGGCCCGCCCTGGAGGTCCGCTCCCGCCGCGTCGGCGGCGCCACCTACCAGGTGCCCGTGGAGGTCAAGCCCGGTCGCTCGACCGCGCTCGCCCTGCGCTGGCTGGTCGGCTACTCCAAGGATCGCCGCGAGAAGAGCATGACGGACCGCCTGATGAACGAGATCCTCGACGCCTCCAACGGCCTCGGTGCCGCAGTGAAGCGCCGCGAGGACACTCACAAGATGGCAGAGTCCAACAAGGCCTTCGCCCACTACCGCTGGTAA
- the rpsL gene encoding 30S ribosomal protein S12, whose protein sequence is MPTIQQLVRKGRHPKRTKNNTPALQGSPMRRGVCTRVYTTTPKKPNSALRKVARVRLGGGVEVTAYIPGEGHNLQEHSIVLVRGGRVKDLPGVRYKIVRGALDTQGVKGRGQARSRYGAKKEKK, encoded by the coding sequence GTGCCTACTATTCAGCAGCTTGTGCGCAAGGGGCGTCATCCCAAGCGCACCAAGAACAACACCCCTGCACTGCAGGGAAGCCCGATGCGTCGCGGCGTATGCACCCGTGTGTACACCACGACCCCGAAGAAGCCGAACTCCGCGCTCCGCAAGGTGGCCCGTGTTCGTCTGGGCGGCGGCGTCGAAGTCACCGCCTACATCCCCGGCGAGGGACACAACCTGCAGGAGCACTCGATCGTGCTCGTCCGCGGCGGCCGTGTGAAGGACCTTCCCGGTGTCCGCTACAAGATCGTCCGCGGCGCCCTCGACACCCAGGGTGTCAAGGGACGCGGTCAGGCTCGCTCCCGCTACGGCGCGAAGAAGGAGAAGAAGTAA
- the fusA gene encoding elongation factor G, which translates to MAQDVLTDLKKVRNIGIMAHIDAGKTTATERILFYTGMNHKIGETHDGASTTDWMEQEKERGITITSAAVTCFWGDNQINIIDTPGHVDFTVEVERALRVLDGAVAVFDGKEGVEPQSETVWRQADKYNVPRICFVNKMDKLGADFYYTVDTIKSRLGATPLVMQLPIGSESEFVGVVDLLQMKALVWPGDAKGDVTMGAEYETREIPEDLRESAEEYRTTLIEQVAEADDVLMNKYLEGEEISNDELKEGVRKLTVASAAYPVFCGSAFKNRGVQPMLDAVIDYLPTPADVEAMEGHKPNHEDVILTRRPRKDEPFSALAFKIASHPFFGQLTFIRVYSGKLSAGAQIVNSTKGKKERIGKLFQMHANKENPVEEIQAGHIYAVIGLKDTTTGDTLCDPNEQIVLESMTFPEPVISVAIEPKSKSDQEKLSTAIQKLAAEDPTFTVTQNDETGQTEIGGMGELHLDILVDRMRREFNVEANVGKPQVAYRETIKKRVEKVDYTHKKQTGGSGQFAKVLMNFEPLDTSDGEMYEFANLVTGGRIPREYIPSVDAGIQDAMGLGILAGYPMVGVKAELVDGAYHDVDSSEMAFKMAGSQVFKEGARRASPVLLEPMMSVEVRTPEEYMGEVIGDLNSRRGQIQSMDDAAGVKVIKALVPLSEMFGYIGELRSRTQGRAVFTMSFNSYAEVPKAVAEEIIEKNRGA; encoded by the coding sequence GTGGCACAAGACGTGCTCACTGACCTCAAGAAGGTCCGCAACATCGGCATCATGGCTCACATCGATGCCGGTAAGACCACCGCAACTGAACGCATCCTGTTCTACACCGGCATGAACCACAAGATCGGTGAAACTCACGACGGTGCGTCCACGACGGACTGGATGGAGCAGGAGAAAGAGCGCGGCATCACGATCACCTCCGCCGCGGTGACCTGCTTCTGGGGCGACAACCAGATCAACATCATCGACACCCCCGGCCACGTCGACTTCACGGTCGAGGTGGAGCGCGCCCTGCGTGTGCTCGACGGCGCCGTCGCAGTCTTCGACGGCAAGGAAGGCGTGGAGCCGCAGTCCGAGACTGTCTGGCGCCAGGCCGACAAGTACAACGTGCCGCGCATCTGCTTCGTCAACAAGATGGACAAGCTCGGTGCCGACTTCTACTACACCGTGGACACGATCAAGTCCCGTCTCGGCGCAACACCCCTGGTGATGCAGCTGCCGATCGGTTCCGAGAGCGAGTTCGTCGGTGTCGTCGACCTGCTGCAGATGAAGGCCCTCGTGTGGCCCGGCGATGCCAAGGGTGACGTGACCATGGGCGCCGAGTACGAGACCCGCGAGATCCCCGAGGACCTCCGGGAGAGCGCCGAGGAGTACCGCACCACGCTCATCGAGCAGGTCGCCGAAGCCGACGACGTGCTGATGAACAAGTACCTCGAGGGCGAAGAGATCTCCAACGACGAGCTCAAGGAAGGCGTTCGCAAGCTCACCGTGGCTTCGGCCGCCTACCCGGTGTTCTGCGGCTCCGCGTTCAAGAACCGCGGCGTGCAGCCGATGCTCGACGCCGTCATCGATTACCTGCCCACTCCGGCAGACGTCGAGGCCATGGAGGGCCACAAGCCCAACCATGAAGACGTCATCCTGACTCGTCGTCCGCGCAAGGACGAGCCGTTCTCCGCTCTGGCGTTCAAGATCGCTTCCCACCCCTTCTTCGGTCAGCTCACCTTCATCCGCGTGTACTCCGGCAAGCTCTCCGCCGGCGCGCAGATCGTGAACTCCACGAAGGGCAAGAAGGAGCGCATCGGAAAGCTCTTCCAGATGCACGCGAACAAGGAGAACCCGGTCGAGGAGATCCAGGCCGGTCACATCTACGCGGTCATCGGGCTCAAGGACACCACCACCGGCGATACGCTGTGCGATCCGAATGAGCAGATCGTGCTCGAGTCGATGACCTTCCCGGAGCCGGTGATCTCCGTGGCCATCGAGCCCAAGTCCAAGAGTGACCAGGAGAAGCTCTCCACGGCCATTCAGAAGCTTGCAGCCGAGGACCCGACCTTCACGGTCACCCAGAACGACGAGACCGGCCAGACCGAGATCGGCGGAATGGGCGAGCTTCACCTGGACATCCTGGTGGACCGCATGCGCCGTGAGTTCAACGTCGAGGCCAATGTGGGCAAGCCCCAGGTCGCGTACCGCGAGACCATCAAGAAGCGTGTGGAGAAGGTCGACTACACCCACAAGAAGCAGACCGGTGGTTCGGGCCAGTTCGCCAAGGTGCTCATGAACTTCGAGCCCCTGGACACCTCGGACGGCGAGATGTACGAGTTCGCCAACCTGGTGACCGGTGGACGCATCCCCCGCGAGTACATCCCCTCGGTGGACGCAGGCATCCAGGACGCCATGGGTCTCGGCATTCTCGCCGGCTACCCGATGGTCGGTGTCAAGGCTGAACTGGTCGACGGCGCCTACCACGATGTCGACTCCTCGGAGATGGCCTTCAAGATGGCCGGATCCCAGGTCTTCAAAGAAGGCGCACGCCGAGCAAGCCCCGTGCTGCTCGAGCCGATGATGTCCGTCGAAGTCCGCACTCCTGAGGAGTACATGGGCGAAGTCATCGGTGACCTGAACTCCCGCCGCGGCCAGATCCAGTCCATGGATGACGCAGCAGGCGTGAAGGTCATCAAGGCACTCGTGCCGCTGTCCGAGATGTTCGGCTACATCGGCGAGCTGCGCTCGCGCACGCAGGGCCGTGCGGTCTTCACCATGTCCTTCAACTCTTACGCAGAGGTTCCGAAGGCCGTGGCAGAGGAGATCATCGAGAAGAACCGCGGCGCGTGA
- the rpsJ gene encoding 30S ribosomal protein S10, whose product MAGQKIRIRLKSYDHEVIDTSARKIVDTVTRAGATVVGPVPLPTEKNVYAVIRSPHKYKDSREHFEMRTHKRLIDIVDPTPKAVDSLMRLDLPADVNIEIKL is encoded by the coding sequence ATGGCGGGACAAAAAATCCGCATCCGGCTGAAGTCGTATGACCACGAAGTCATCGACACCTCGGCCCGGAAGATCGTCGACACGGTCACACGTGCTGGTGCAACGGTAGTCGGCCCCGTGCCGCTGCCCACCGAGAAGAACGTGTACGCCGTGATTCGCTCTCCCCACAAATACAAGGACTCTCGCGAGCACTTCGAGATGCGCACTCATAAGCGCCTCATCGACATCGTGGACCCGACGCCCAAGGCCGTCGACTCCCTGATGCGACTCGACCTGCCTGCAGACGTCAACATCGAGATCAAGCTTTAG
- the rplW gene encoding 50S ribosomal protein L23, translated as MSVLTSKDPRDVIIAPVVSEKSYGLIDEGKFTFLVDPRATKSEIKYAVEKIFSVRVNSVNTINRAGKRKRTKFGWGSRTGTKRAIITLKEGYNIDIFGGSAA; from the coding sequence GTGAGCGTCCTGACAAGCAAGGACCCGCGCGACGTCATCATCGCACCCGTCGTGTCGGAGAAGTCCTACGGGCTGATCGACGAGGGCAAGTTCACCTTCCTGGTGGACCCCCGGGCCACGAAGTCCGAGATCAAATACGCCGTGGAGAAGATCTTCTCCGTGCGGGTGAACTCGGTCAACACCATCAATCGGGCAGGCAAGCGCAAGCGCACCAAGTTCGGATGGGGCTCGCGCACCGGCACCAAGCGCGCCATCATCACCCTCAAAGAGGGCTACAACATTGACATCTTCGGAGGATCCGCAGCCTGA
- a CDS encoding DNA-directed RNA polymerase subunit beta' translates to MSQESSFGTMRIGLATGDEIRGWSYGEVKKPETINYRTLKPEKDGLFCEKIFGPSRDWECYCGKYKRVRFKGIICERCGVEVTRAKVRRERMGHIQLAAPVTHIWYFKGVPSRLGYLLDLAPKDLEKVIYFAAYMITEVDEDRRHDDLPNLQAEIDQELKHLADQRDADIAAISKDLEGDLERLEGEGAKAAEKKKARDTSDKQMSQVRKRADAEIEQLERVWDRFKNLKVSDLEGDEALFREMRTRYGQYFEGSMGAESIQRRLATFDMEAEAERLREIIATGKGQRKTRALKRLKVLNAFLSTGTTPRGMVLDAVPVIPPEIRPMVQLDGGRFATSDLNDLYRRVINRNNRLKRLLDLGAPEIIVNNEKRMLQESVDSLFDNGRRGRPVTGPGNRPLKSLSDMLKGKQGRFRQNLLGKRVDYSGRSVIVVGPQLKLHQCGLPKQMALELFKPFVMKRLVDLNHAQNIKSAKRMVERQRPQVWDVLEEIITEHPVLLNRAPTLHRLGIQAFEPQLVEGKALQLHPLVCSAFNADFDGDQMAVHLPLSPEAQAEARILMLSSNNILKPSDGRPVALPSQDMIIGLHHLTTQREDETGAGRSFSSVGEAQMAMDLRELHINAPVNITVEGFVPSAEVEAPEGWEPGTPATIKTTLGKVLFNLTLPEDYPWHDTVADKGRLSTLINDLAERYPNNVTARTLDNLKDAGFYWSTRSGVTVAISDVTSNMDKKKIMDVYEDQAAKVQSQYDMGLIGDDERHSELVEIWTKATDEVAAAMQAGMDEHNNINRMVTSGARGNWLQVRQIAGIRGLVTNPKGEIIPRPIKSSYREGLSVLEYFIATHGARKGLADTALKTANSGYLTRRLVDVSQDVIVREADCGTSRGLTVTIAVADENGELKLHDEVENSAYARTLAVDVSDEAGNVLAEGGSDVGDVLIDRLFAAGVSEIKIRSVLTCESAVGTCTRCYGRSLATGQTVDIGEAVGIIAAQSIGEPGTQLTMRTFHTGGIASADDITQGLPRIQELFEARTPKGVAPIAEVAGRVNLDDSEKQLRLVLTPDDGSEEHAYPILRRARVLVHDGEHVEVGQQLVAGAVDPKQVLRVLGPRAAQKFLVSEVQDVYQSQGVGIHDKHVEVIVRQMLRRITVIDSGGTSLLPGELADRFRFTAANRKAVAEGKQPASGRDELMGITKASLATDSWLSAASFQETTRVLTQAAMEGKSDPLLGLKENVIIGKLIPAGTGLDRYTQSTVEPTEEAKANLFTGPSLYGSSFDYAGAEGDGEFHAIPLDDYNTDVDFR, encoded by the coding sequence ATGTCCCAAGAATCCTCATTCGGCACAATGCGTATCGGGCTTGCCACCGGTGACGAAATCCGTGGTTGGTCCTATGGTGAGGTCAAAAAGCCTGAAACCATCAACTACCGCACCCTGAAGCCCGAGAAGGACGGACTCTTCTGCGAGAAGATCTTCGGACCTTCCCGGGACTGGGAGTGCTACTGCGGCAAATACAAGCGGGTCCGCTTCAAGGGCATCATCTGTGAGCGCTGCGGCGTCGAGGTCACTCGCGCCAAGGTGCGCCGTGAGCGTATGGGTCACATCCAGCTCGCCGCACCGGTGACCCACATCTGGTACTTCAAGGGCGTGCCCTCACGTCTGGGCTACCTGCTCGACCTTGCTCCGAAGGACCTGGAGAAGGTCATCTACTTCGCCGCGTACATGATCACCGAGGTGGACGAGGACCGTCGCCACGATGACCTGCCCAACCTGCAGGCGGAGATCGACCAGGAGCTCAAGCACCTGGCCGATCAGCGCGACGCAGACATCGCCGCCATCTCCAAGGACCTCGAGGGTGACCTCGAGCGCCTGGAGGGCGAGGGTGCCAAGGCCGCCGAGAAGAAGAAGGCACGCGACACCTCTGACAAGCAGATGTCGCAGGTGCGCAAGCGCGCCGACGCCGAGATCGAGCAGCTCGAGCGGGTCTGGGATCGCTTCAAGAACCTCAAGGTCTCTGATCTTGAGGGTGATGAGGCGCTCTTCCGCGAGATGCGCACCCGCTACGGCCAGTACTTCGAGGGTTCCATGGGCGCTGAGTCGATTCAGCGTCGCCTGGCGACCTTCGACATGGAGGCCGAGGCAGAGCGTCTGCGCGAGATCATCGCCACCGGCAAGGGTCAGCGCAAGACACGCGCCCTGAAGCGGCTGAAGGTGCTCAACGCGTTCCTCTCCACCGGCACCACTCCGCGCGGCATGGTGCTCGACGCCGTCCCGGTGATCCCCCCGGAGATCCGCCCGATGGTGCAGCTGGACGGTGGACGCTTCGCGACCTCCGACCTCAACGACCTGTACCGTCGCGTCATCAACCGCAACAACCGGCTGAAGCGGCTCCTGGATCTCGGTGCGCCCGAGATCATCGTCAACAACGAGAAGCGCATGCTTCAGGAGTCCGTGGACTCGCTCTTCGACAACGGTCGTCGCGGCCGTCCGGTCACCGGACCGGGCAACCGTCCGCTGAAGTCGCTCTCCGACATGCTCAAGGGCAAGCAGGGCCGGTTCCGCCAGAACCTGCTCGGCAAGCGCGTGGACTACTCCGGGCGTTCTGTCATCGTGGTCGGCCCGCAGCTGAAGCTGCATCAGTGTGGTCTGCCCAAGCAGATGGCGCTGGAGCTGTTCAAGCCCTTCGTGATGAAGCGTCTGGTCGACCTCAACCACGCGCAGAACATCAAGTCGGCCAAGCGCATGGTGGAGCGTCAGCGCCCCCAGGTCTGGGATGTTCTCGAAGAGATCATCACCGAGCACCCGGTGCTGCTCAACCGCGCGCCCACCCTGCACCGTCTGGGAATCCAGGCCTTCGAGCCGCAGCTGGTGGAGGGCAAGGCCCTTCAGCTGCACCCGCTGGTCTGCTCGGCGTTCAACGCTGACTTCGACGGCGACCAGATGGCAGTCCACCTGCCGCTCTCACCCGAGGCCCAGGCCGAGGCGCGCATCCTGATGCTCTCCTCGAACAACATCCTGAAGCCTTCGGACGGCCGCCCGGTGGCGCTGCCCTCGCAGGACATGATCATCGGTCTGCACCACCTGACCACCCAGCGCGAGGACGAGACCGGCGCAGGCCGTTCCTTCTCCTCCGTGGGTGAGGCGCAGATGGCCATGGATCTGCGCGAGCTGCACATCAATGCGCCGGTCAACATCACGGTGGAGGGCTTCGTGCCCTCCGCAGAGGTCGAGGCTCCCGAGGGCTGGGAGCCGGGCACGCCCGCCACGATCAAGACGACACTGGGCAAGGTGCTGTTCAACCTGACCCTGCCCGAGGACTACCCCTGGCATGACACGGTGGCCGACAAGGGACGGCTCTCCACGCTGATCAACGATCTCGCGGAGCGCTACCCGAACAACGTCACCGCCCGCACCCTGGACAACCTCAAGGACGCCGGCTTCTACTGGTCCACCCGCTCGGGAGTCACCGTCGCGATCTCGGACGTGACCTCGAACATGGACAAGAAGAAGATCATGGATGTCTACGAGGACCAGGCCGCCAAGGTCCAGTCCCAGTACGACATGGGTCTGATCGGCGATGACGAGCGCCACTCCGAGCTGGTGGAGATCTGGACCAAGGCCACCGACGAGGTGGCTGCGGCCATGCAGGCCGGCATGGATGAGCACAACAACATCAACCGGATGGTCACCTCCGGCGCCCGAGGCAACTGGCTTCAGGTCCGGCAGATCGCGGGCATCCGTGGTCTGGTGACCAACCCCAAGGGTGAGATCATCCCGCGCCCGATCAAGTCCTCCTACCGCGAGGGCCTCTCGGTCCTCGAGTACTTCATCGCCACCCACGGCGCCCGCAAGGGCCTGGCGGACACGGCGCTGAAGACGGCGAACTCGGGCTACCTGACCCGTCGTCTGGTCGACGTCTCCCAGGACGTCATCGTCCGCGAGGCGGACTGTGGGACATCTCGCGGCTTGACTGTGACGATCGCCGTCGCGGACGAGAACGGCGAGCTGAAGCTGCATGACGAGGTGGAGAACTCCGCCTACGCACGCACGCTGGCAGTCGACGTCAGCGACGAGGCCGGAAACGTCCTTGCCGAGGGCGGCTCCGACGTCGGTGATGTCCTCATCGACCGGCTGTTCGCCGCAGGTGTCTCCGAGATCAAGATCCGCTCGGTGCTGACCTGTGAGTCCGCGGTGGGCACGTGCACCCGGTGCTACGGCCGGTCGCTGGCCACGGGACAGACCGTGGACATCGGCGAGGCCGTGGGCATCATCGCCGCGCAGTCCATCGGTGAGCCCGGCACGCAGCTGACCATGCGTACCTTCCACACCGGCGGCATCGCCTCGGCCGATGACATCACCCAGGGTCTGCCCCGCATCCAGGAGCTCTTCGAGGCGCGCACACCCAAGGGTGTCGCTCCCATCGCTGAGGTCGCGGGACGGGTCAACCTGGATGATTCCGAGAAGCAGCTCCGCCTGGTGCTGACTCCGGATGACGGTTCCGAGGAGCACGCCTACCCGATCCTGCGTCGCGCACGAGTGCTCGTCCACGACGGTGAGCACGTCGAGGTCGGCCAGCAGCTGGTGGCCGGCGCCGTGGACCCCAAGCAGGTGCTTCGAGTGCTCGGCCCCCGCGCCGCGCAGAAGTTCCTCGTCTCCGAGGTCCAGGACGTCTACCAGTCGCAGGGCGTGGGCATCCACGACAAGCACGTGGAGGTCATCGTCCGGCAGATGCTGCGCCGCATCACGGTCATCGATTCCGGCGGCACCTCGCTGCTTCCGGGTGAGCTGGCCGATCGCTTCCGCTTCACCGCCGCCAACCGCAAGGCAGTGGCAGAGGGCAAGCAGCCGGCGTCGGGACGCGACGAGCTCATGGGCATCACCAAGGCCTCGCTCGCCACGGATTCCTGGCTCTCGGCGGCCTCCTTCCAGGAGACCACCCGAGTGCTGACCCAGGCAGCCATGGAGGGCAAGTCCGATCCGCTGCTGGGTCTGAAGGAGAACGTGATCATCGGCAAGCTGATCCCGGCCGGCACCGGTCTGGATCGCTACACGCAGTCCACGGTGGAGCCCACCGAGGAGGCCAAGGCCAATCTGTTCACCGGCCCCAGCCTCTACGGCTCCAGCTTCGACTATGCAGGAGCCGAGGGCGACGGCGAGTTCCATGCCATCCCGCTCGACGACTACAACACGGATGTCGACTTCCGCTGA
- the tuf gene encoding elongation factor Tu, whose translation MAKAKFERNKPHLNIGTIGHVDHGKTTLTAAISKVLSEKYPDLNQGRDFASIDNAPEERERGITINVSHVEYQTEARHYAHVDAPGHADYVKNMITGAAQMDGAILVVAATDGPMAQTREHVLLARQVGVPALLVALNKSDMVEDEELLDLVEMEVRELLDSQGYDGDNAPVVRTSGLKALEGDAEWVKTVEDLMEAVDTFIPEPERDKDKPFLMPIEDVFTITGRGTVVTGRAERGTLKINSEIEILGIRPKQKTTVTGIEMFHKQLDEAWAGENCGLLLRGLKRDDVERGQVVAAPGSITPHTQFEANVYILSKDEGGRHNPFYTNYRPQFYFRTTDVTGVISLPEGTEMVMPGDNTEMTVELIQEIAMEEGLGFAIREGGRTVGSGRVTKILK comes from the coding sequence GTGGCCAAGGCAAAGTTCGAGCGTAACAAGCCGCACCTTAACATCGGCACCATCGGTCACGTCGACCATGGCAAGACCACCCTGACCGCCGCGATCTCGAAGGTCCTGTCGGAGAAGTACCCGGACCTGAACCAGGGCCGCGACTTCGCCTCGATCGACAACGCTCCTGAGGAGCGCGAGCGCGGCATCACGATCAACGTCTCCCACGTGGAGTACCAGACCGAGGCGCGCCACTATGCACACGTGGACGCCCCCGGTCACGCTGACTACGTGAAGAACATGATCACCGGCGCTGCTCAGATGGACGGTGCGATCCTGGTCGTCGCCGCCACTGACGGTCCGATGGCTCAGACCCGCGAGCACGTGCTGCTCGCACGCCAGGTGGGCGTCCCCGCCCTGCTGGTGGCGCTGAACAAGTCTGACATGGTCGAGGACGAAGAGCTTCTCGACCTCGTCGAGATGGAGGTGCGCGAGCTCCTCGATTCACAGGGATACGACGGTGACAACGCACCGGTCGTCCGCACCTCAGGCCTGAAGGCTCTCGAGGGCGACGCCGAGTGGGTCAAGACCGTCGAGGACCTCATGGAGGCAGTCGACACGTTCATCCCCGAGCCGGAGCGCGACAAGGACAAGCCGTTCCTGATGCCGATCGAGGACGTCTTCACCATCACCGGTCGCGGCACCGTGGTGACCGGCCGCGCCGAGCGCGGCACGCTGAAGATCAACTCCGAGATCGAGATCCTCGGGATCCGTCCCAAGCAGAAGACCACCGTGACCGGCATCGAGATGTTCCACAAGCAGCTCGATGAGGCTTGGGCCGGCGAGAACTGTGGACTGCTGCTCCGCGGTCTGAAGCGCGATGACGTCGAGCGCGGCCAGGTCGTGGCTGCCCCCGGCTCCATCACGCCGCACACGCAGTTCGAGGCCAACGTCTACATCCTCTCCAAGGATGAGGGCGGACGCCACAACCCCTTCTACACCAACTACCGTCCGCAGTTCTACTTCCGGACCACCGACGTCACCGGCGTCATCTCGCTGCCCGAGGGCACTGAGATGGTCATGCCCGGTGACAACACCGAGATGACCGTCGAGCTCATCCAGGAGATCGCGATGGAAGAGGGCCTCGGCTTCGCCATCCGCGAGGGTGGACGCACGGTCGGCTCAGGTCGAGTCACCAAGATCCTCAAGTAA
- the rplC gene encoding 50S ribosomal protein L3: protein MTNISRVELNVKGLLGTKLGMTQVWDENNVLIPVTVVQADSNVVTQIRTADSDGYNSVQIGFGRIDPRKVTKPLAGHFEKAGVTPRRHVVEIRTSDSSSYELGQDLGVDAFEIGQKVDVVGKTKGKGFAGVMKRHGFAGVGASHGSHKNHRKPGSIGGASTPGRVFKGLRMAGRMGGVRQTTHNLTIHAVDAEKNLLLIKGALPGARGQVVLVRTAVKGA, encoded by the coding sequence ATGACCAATATTTCCCGCGTTGAACTGAACGTCAAGGGACTGCTGGGCACGAAGCTCGGCATGACCCAGGTCTGGGACGAGAACAACGTTCTCATCCCAGTCACTGTTGTCCAGGCCGACTCCAATGTCGTGACCCAGATCCGCACGGCGGACAGCGACGGTTACAACTCCGTCCAGATCGGCTTCGGCCGCATCGATCCCCGCAAGGTGACCAAGCCGCTGGCCGGCCACTTCGAGAAGGCCGGTGTGACCCCGCGTCGCCACGTCGTCGAGATTCGCACCTCTGACTCCAGCTCCTATGAGCTGGGGCAGGACCTGGGCGTCGACGCCTTCGAGATCGGCCAGAAGGTCGATGTCGTGGGCAAGACCAAGGGCAAGGGCTTCGCCGGTGTCATGAAGCGCCACGGCTTCGCCGGTGTCGGCGCGTCGCATGGTTCGCACAAGAACCACCGCAAGCCGGGCTCCATCGGTGGCGCATCCACTCCGGGCCGCGTCTTCAAGGGTCTGCGCATGGCTGGTCGTATGGGCGGGGTCCGACAGACCACGCACAACCTCACCATCCACGCTGTGGACGCCGAGAAGAACCTGCTGCTCATCAAGGGCGCCCTTCCGGGTGCTCGTGGCCAGGTCGTCCTGGTCCGCACCGCAGTGAAGGGAGCATGA